The DNA segment GTGAAAACACAAAGTGCGATAGAGAAATGGAGTAAGTTGCAATTTGACGAATATTAGGCAAAGAGAGTCTGCTTATAGTGCCGTTATATAAGTAAGGAAAAAGGACAGTATAGAAAAGACAGTACAGCCACATTTTGCGCTTCAGCGGCAACATGGTAGCATCTAAATATCGGTAACATAACAACCCCGCAACAAATGAGGGGGGCTTTTACTGCCAACCTTATGGCGATAATTTCAACTATTTGTTCAAGGATGAAAAATGAAAAGGTTAGTTTTAGCAGTAGCTAGATTGCGATTTAGTTTTACCCCGATTGCGGAGGATTTATGATGTCAAAATTTATAATCGTTTGTGGTCTTGCAATATTGGGGCTTGGATATGAAAAATACTCAAACGCAGATCTTATGATAATAGCTGGAATTCTATTTGTTAATGTTGGTTTGTATATGGATGTAAAGAACAGATCCGACAAAGAAAACTGAAGAAAGCAAAGCCCACAAAATAATTAAGACATATATGGACGCTCCCGGTTAGCCAAGGCAGTACTTTGCTAACCGAGGCTGTTTTGCCTTAGTTTCTATTTATTCTTGGATCCAGTGTAGTGCTAATTGACTGACTCTTTTCGCTTTAATTATTGTACTTTCTTAATTATTGTACTTAATTATTGTAGTTGGTAATGCTGGTTCTGGCGGTAGTTCTGGCGGTAGTTCAGGCGGCACTGGCGGTGGTATTAGTATTCATGGTAACGGTAGTGGTGGTTCTGGCGCTTGGTGTTTGGTGCAAGGCGGAGTTGTGATACATTGCGAGAGTGACCAGCATAGTAGTAATTAATAGCTTTCACTTTTCCATTTGGAATTATTTTAATTGGAGTACTAAATGAATAATATGATGAAAGTTATTATACCTATTACGTTGCTATCTTTGATGTCAGCATGTAGTCAACAGGTTCAAGAGAAAGAACTCTCTGAACGCTTTATGGATAATCAATCAAAGTTCGAGCGTTTATCCAATTTATCTTGCACTTTATTAAATAATGACTTTAAAGCTATGCAATATACAGTTGGATATTATAATAATAGAGAGTCGAAAGCTAAAATAAATGAGAAAATAAAAGACTATCAATTTAAATGGGCAAACTTAAATAAGTATGGTGCTCAGTTTGAGAACAATCTTAAAGAAATAGACAAGCTTTTAGTTGATTTGGATGTTGATGGAATACTCAGAAAAGACAGGACAGCCATATCTTTTGTGCTTTAGCACATCCTCTACTAGGCTTTGTAGTACCTCCTCTTGGCCTAGTCTAGGATCGCGATTATGACCTCTGCTCGACGAACTTTGATAGATCCTGAATCGACTCCTTTCTATCACATCATAAATCGTTGTGTCAGAAGAGCATTTCTCTGTGGCGAGGATAAGCTTACAGGTAAAAGCTTTGAACATAGGCGTGGCTGGATTGTCGATAAAATCAAAACGCTTTCAACTATCTTCTGTATCGATATTTGTGCCTATGCGGTCATGAATAATCACTATCATTTAGTCCTAAAAATCGACACTGACAAAGCCAAATCATTGAGTAACAAAGAGGTCATTAGTCGATGGTGTAAAATCACTAAAGGGCATGCTGTAGCAACCAAACACATGAATGGTAAGACATTAATTGAGGGGGAGCGTTTACTACTTGATGGATTATTAGCTGAGTGGCACGAGCGTTTATCGAGTATATCGTGGTTTATGCGCTGTCTTAATGAGGAGGTAGCGCGTAGGGCAAATCGTGAAGATGAGTGTAAGGGGGCATTCTGGGAAGGAAGGTTTAAGTCTCAAGCCCTGCTCGATGAACAGGCATTACTGGCATGTATGATGTATGTGGATTTAAACCCTATCAGAGCTGGTATCGCTGACACACTTCACTCCTCTGAGTTCACCTCTATTCAAGAGCGTATTGCCGAGTTAGATTCGCTTGATAGTAACACCAGCAAACCAACTAATCCCGGCAAGCCCACCAATCAAGAACCTGAGCTTGCTGTAGATAATCCATTAAAACCACTCGCTAAATTTGATGGTTCCACCCATCTTGCGACTCAATCGGGAATCCCGTTTCACTTTTGTGACTACTTAGAGCTTATTGACTGGACTGGCAGAGTGATTCGACATGATAAAACAGGCGTCATAGATTCAAAACAACCTAAATTACTAAATGAGCTAGGTATTGCACCCGATGCTTGGATTACTTCAGCCAAAGAGTTTCGTCGTCAATACAGTGGAGTTAGCGGCCGTTGGGACGCTATGTGTGAGTTCAAAAGGCAGCACCAAAGCGGAAAGTGGAGCAAGGGAAAAGCTTGTAGTAATGCACTTCATCCGTCGCCTTAGTTGATTAGTAGAGGTATGAGCGAGCTACTCTAAACTAAAGCCAACAACCTATGCCCTCTTGCCACAGACTTAGCAACCTCATTAGCT comes from the Shewanella halifaxensis HAW-EB4 genome and includes:
- a CDS encoding transposase, with the protein product MTSARRTLIDPESTPFYHIINRCVRRAFLCGEDKLTGKSFEHRRGWIVDKIKTLSTIFCIDICAYAVMNNHYHLVLKIDTDKAKSLSNKEVISRWCKITKGHAVATKHMNGKTLIEGERLLLDGLLAEWHERLSSISWFMRCLNEEVARRANREDECKGAFWEGRFKSQALLDEQALLACMMYVDLNPIRAGIADTLHSSEFTSIQERIAELDSLDSNTSKPTNPGKPTNQEPELAVDNPLKPLAKFDGSTHLATQSGIPFHFCDYLELIDWTGRVIRHDKTGVIDSKQPKLLNELGIAPDAWITSAKEFRRQYSGVSGRWDAMCEFKRQHQSGKWSKGKACSNALHPSP